DNA sequence from the Streptomyces sp. NBC_01264 genome:
CCGGGCGGGGCCGGGCCGGGCCGGGACGGCCCGGGGTCACCAGGTGTCGGTGACGGTCACGGGGAACTCCCCACGGGTACGAACCGTGACCGTGACCGCATCCGTACCCCCGTACACCTCGTGCCGCCAGGCCGCGAAGACCCGTACCACCCTGCGGGCGTCGTCGCCGCGGCCCTTGCCCACCGCGCGGGTGGTGAAGGTCACCTCCGCGATGCCGCTCCCGCGCACCCTGCGGACGCGGACCTCGCCGATGCCGTCCGCGGGGACGAACGTGTCCTCGTCGGTGCGGTGCTCCGCGTAATAGGCGACGAAGTCCCGCTTCATGTCGAACCACCCGGCCGCGCCGCAGGGACCCGCGCCATTGGTGGCGGCGCCGGGTCCGGAGGTGCCGTCCGTGGGCGGGTCGGGCGCGCCGGTGTCCTCATCGGTGGGCGGACCGGCGGGGCCGCCCGACTCCTCGTCGGTCGGGGGACCGGCGTAGCCCCCGGTCCCCTCGTCGGTCGGCGGGCCCGCGTAGCCGCCCGTCCGCTCCTCCGTCGGGACGTCGGGCGCGGCGGTGGCCCCGCCCGCGCCGGCGTCCGTGCCCGTCGTCCCGTCCAGGTCGCAGCGCTCCGGACCGGGCACCGCCACGGGAGTGGCGAGTCGGGCCGCCTCCCCGGCCCGTACGGTGCCGCAGGCCGCGAGCCCGGCGCACAGGAGCACCACCAGCCCGGCCAGGGCGGTCCGCCCGGTCCGGGATACCGCAGTCGTCGTCATGTCATCTCCCCCTTCTGGCCGTGTAGAGGGCTCCTCGCGGGCCGCGGTTCCCTCGCGGGCCACCGTTCCCGCGGGTCCGGGGGCGTGGTATCGCTGTGCCGCATGACGAACACCCCGGCTCCCCCGATCCCCCTCGTGGCGCGGCCCGTGCTCTTCCTCGACGTGGACGGCCCCCTCATCCCGTTCGGGTCCCCGCAGGGCCACCCGGTCCACGAGTCCCCCGACGCGCCGGCCGGAGCGGACGGGCACCCCCTCCTCTCCCGGCTCGATCCCGCGCTCGGGCCGCGGCTCGCCGCTCTGCCGTGCGAGCTCGTCTGGGCCACGACCTGGATGGAGGACGCCAACGCCTGCGTCGCCCCCCGGCTCGGACTGCCGGACCTGCCCGTGGCGGACTGGCCCGAGCCCACCGCCGAGGACCTCCGGAGCGGCGCCCACTGGAAGACCGCCGGCCTCGTCGCGTGGGCGGCGGGCCGGGCGTTCGCCTGGGTCGACGACGAGATCGGCGACGCGGACCGCCGGTGGGTGACCGCCCACCACCCCGGCCCGGCGCTCCTCCACCGGGTCGACCCCCGGATCGGCCTCACGGACGCCGACTTCCCCGTCCTGGAGGCGTGGTTGCGCGCCCACGGCGCCTGAGCCCGGGCGGACGGAGACGGTCTACGGGAACCGCGCCGGCCCCGGCCCGGGGCCGCCCCCGGGCGTCACCCGGCGTGCGTCCGGGGAGCGTTCGCCGGCCGCCGTGCCAACGGGCCTGGCTTCGGGCCCCCTCCCGCATGGGTAGGCTTCCCGCGACACAGTGTGCGGCGGGGTTCGGGGTGGGGTCATGGGGCGTCAGATACGTGTGCCCGGTGCGGTACTGGCGGCCGTGGTGCTGCTGGCGCTCGCCGGTTGTTCGGAAGTGGGAAGCGGAGCCGGGGCCGGTCCCGGTGACGACCCGAAGCCGGGCGGCGCCGCGCCCGCCTCGTCATCCGCTCCCTCGGACGGGAAGCCCCCCACCGGCGACGTGCTCCCCGGCATGGTCACCGCCTCCGTGGCCCGTACGCAGTTGGCCGCGCTGAAGGTGGCGGCGCCGGGAACCATGTCGGGCTACAGCCGGGACAAGTTCACGCACTGGGCGGAGCAGGGCGACAAGTGCGACACCCGTGAGGTCATCCTCCAGCGGGACGGCGCCAAGGTGACCCGGGACTCCCAGTGCAAGGCCGTGTCCGGCACGTGGAAGAGCCTGTACGACGAGGTGGTGGTCACCGAGGCCTCGAAGATCGACATCGACCACATGGTGCCCCTCGCCGAGGGCTGGCGCTCCGGCGCGGCCGGCTGGGACGCCGCGAAGCGCAAGGCCTTCGCGAACGATCTGACGCACCCCCAGCTGCTGGCGGTGACGGCCTCCTCGAACCGGTCCAAGGGCGACCAGAGCCCCGACCTGTGGCAGCCGCCGTCGAAGAAGGCCTGGTGCCAGTACGGTCGGGCCTGGACCACGGTCAAGTCCACCTACGGTCTGACCGTCACCGAGCCCGAGAAGAAGATGCTCTCCACCATGCTGGACACCTGCGCGGGCTGACGCCGCTCACCCCAGGACCGCGATGCCCAGCGGACGCGACCCCGCCGCGAGCCGGCGGGTGCTGCCACTGTCGAGGTCCACGACCGTGATGCCGTTCCAGTAACCGTCGCGGGTGAAGCCCCCGGTGACGTAGGCCGTCCGCCCGTCCCGGGACACGGCCACGTCCTCGTGCGGCCCGTCCAGCGGGTACACCCGCTCCGAGCCGTCCGGCGAACGGACCGTGAGGGAGGGCCCCTTGCCCTGGCCCGGTTCCACCGCCCCCGTCCCGACCACGAGCAGGCGGCCGTCCGCCGTGGCCGCGGCCCCGTGCTGATGGGTGTCGGCGGTCATCTCCTCCACCGTGGTGCGGCCCGTGCGCGGATCCACCACCGCGAGCCGCTCGCCCTCGAAGGGCAGCAGCAGCATCCCGTCCGCCGGCCGTACGACGGCGTAGTGCGGCTTCAGCCAGGAACCGAGCCCGCCCTCCGTCCCGTACGGGGCGACCTCGATGCGGCGCGGCGCCGCCGGTGCCGTACTTTCGCCGGTCCCGCCGGTCCCGCCGGTCCCGCCGGTCCCGCCGGTCCCGACCGGTACGACGGTGACGTCGAAGGAGTCGTGGCCCGTGACGTACACCTCGGAGCCGTCGCGCGAGACGTCCACGTCGAAGGGCCGCCGGCCCACCGGTACCACCGCCGTGACCTCGGCCTTCGCCGTGTCGATGACCTCCAGGACGCCGGTGGTCCCGGGCACGTTGATCCCGACGTAAGCGTGCGCCCCGTCGGGCGAGAGCGCGATGCCCATGCCGCCGCCCCGGTACTCCCCGCCGGTCACGGGGCCGGTGCCGGTGGTGCGGTAGGGGATCAGGGCCGACCGGGTCCGCGTCCGCGTGTCCACGACGGCGACCCCGTCGGCCGTGGCCACCCAGGCCCGGCCGTCCGCGCCGACCACCAGGCCGTACGGGGCCCTGCCGACCGGCACCGAGCCGACCGCGCCGCGCTCCGGGTCCACGAAGGTCACGGTGTCGCCGCCGAAGTCGGCGACCAGGAGGGTGCCGCCCGGGGTGGTCGTGGCCGTCGGCAGCGGAGAGGCCGCGGGGGCGGCGGCCGGCGGCTCGCCGGGGGCGGAGCAGGCGCCGAGCAGCAGTGCTCCGGCGAGGGCCGCGAGGGCGGTACGGGTTCCGCGTACGCGGCGGCGCGGGTGCGGGCGGTCGTGCTGCGGCATGGGCGGTGCCCCTCTCGGTTCCGGGGGCGGGGCCGGTGGTGCGCCCGCTCCCCCGTACCCATCCTCACCTCGCGGGACCGCCCGACCGCTCGGCCCGGCGGCCGACAGCGGGGTCGGCCGATCGGTCGATGCGGGGACGCCTCCCTGAGGAGCGGATCAGCCCTCGTACTCCGTCAGGTCGATGCCGTGGAGGTTGAGGAGCGCGTGGGTCTCCGGGTGGTTGATGTCCTTCTCGGCGGTCATGCCCAGCTTGCGGATCACGTTCTCGGACTCGTCGTTGCCCGCCCGGTTCACGGCGACGACCCGGTCGAGACCGCGGTCCTGGAGGGCGAACTCCAGCGTGGCGTGCGCGGCCTCGGAGCCGTAGCCCTGCCCCCAGTAGGAGCGGCCGAGCCGCCAGGTGATCTCGGCCGCGGGCAGAACCTCGGGCAGCCACCACGGCATGGAGAGCCCGACGGCTCCGATGAGCTCCCCGGAGGCCAGCAGCTCCACGGCGAAGATCCCGAAGCCCTCCTCGTCCCACTCGTCCTCCCACCGCTCGATGGTCTCGGCGGTCCCCTCCAGATCGAGGGTCTCGCCGTCGCCGATCCAGCGCATCACCTCGGGGTCGGCGAGGATCTCCGACAGGGGGACGAGGTCGTCCTCGGACCAGCGGCGGAGGAGGAGGCGGGGGGTGCGGATCTCGGTCATGCCTCCCATCCTGCCGAACGCGCCGGACATCGCGTAATCGGGTCCCCCGGCGGGCCACCGGCCGTCTTCGACCGGGGCCCCGCTAGGCCTCCGGAACCGCCTGACCTGCCGCCGGCCCCCCCACCGGGACGGTGATCGCGTCGAGCTGCGCCCGCAGGTGGACGTGCGAGTCGACCGGCTCGTGCATGATCCGTCCCAGCGGCGCCGGGAGGGATTCCACCCGGGTGTGCGGATCGCACTCGTAGAAGTAGACGAGCGAGATCAGCTCCTCGGCGGGCGCGTCGGAGGGCGGCGGCAGCACCCGGTGACGGCCGGCCCGCCAGCGGTCGCCCGTCCAGCGCGCCATGAGGTCCCCGATGTTCACGGTGAGCGCGGCCGGATCGTAGGGGGCGTCCTGCCAGCCCTCGGCGTCGGTGTGGATCTGGAGCCCGCCCGCGCCCTGCTCGCGGTCCAGGACCGTGACGGTGCCGAAGTCGGTGTGTGCGCCGATGCGGAACTGGCCGGGCAGCGGCGGCCCGACGGTCTCGGTGCCGGGATACCAGTTGACGTTGAAACCCCAGGTGGGGTGGCCGGTGTGGCGGGTGAAATGGTCCGTGCCCAGGCCCAGGGCGCCGGCCAGCAGCTCCAGCAGCTCGTCGGAGAGCGCCCGCATCGCGGTCAGGTACTCCGTCACCAGCGGCCGCAGCGCGGGCACTTCGGCCGGCCACGCGTTGGGCCGGAACCACTCGGCGTCCACGGTGGGGATCCCGGTCGGGTCCTCCGCCGCCCAGGACCAGGATTCCTTGAGGTCGGGCGGGGAGGCCTCGCCCTCCGCGTAGCTGTTGGCCTCGGCGCCCGGGCCGAGCCAGCCCCGGCCGCCGACCGAGACGGCGTAAGGGGCCTTGGCGGCGGCCGGGAGCCGGAAGAAGGTCCGCGCCGCCTCCCGGATCCGCGCGGGCAGCCCCGGGTCCACGCCGTGCCCGGTCACCAGCAGGAACCCGGCCGCCTGGAGCGCCTCGTCGACGCGCGAGGCGACCTGCCGGCGCACCTCGGGCCCGCCGGAGCGCCACGGGCCGAGATCGATCGACGGGACCTGGGAACTCACCACGGCGGGACCTGCTTTCCGGATCGGGGGGCTGCCCGAGCCCCGCCCGGTCGGGTTCCGCCGGTCCCTGCCGGCCTGACCGGCAAGATCCGGCAGTCACACACCTAGGCCGTCTCTTTCGGGCTCAGGGTGTACCGGACCGTGCCTTCCCCGGAGCCCGCCTCCGTGAAACCGGCCCGTCTCAGTACCGCGCGCGAGGGTGCGTTGTCATGGTCCGCCTCGGCCGCCAGCAGGGTGCAGCCCGGCTGGTCGAAGGCCCAGCCGGAGAGGGCCTTCGCCGCTTCCGTGGCGTAGCCGTTGCCGCGCGCCGACGGGACGAGGTCGTAGCCCAGCTCGGCGCGGCCGTCGGCGTCCGGGGCCGAGTGGAATCCCATTCCGCCGATCGCCCGCCGGTCGCTCGCCCGGATGATGGCGTACGGGCCCCAGCCCGGGCGGTACGTCCCTTCCTCGCGCGCCTTGACCGTCATGCCCGCGGCGTACCGCGTGCCCTCTCCGGGCCCGTCCTCGGCCCAGACGAACCCTCCGGTGCCGCCCGCGTGCAGGTCGGCCGCCACGTTCGGAGTGATCTCGCAGAGCAGTACGCGCTCGGCCCGGACGGGGTGGAAGTACCAGCGCCAGATCGGCTGCCGGGACCGGCCGGGCAGGTCGCCCCTGCCGGTGGCCCACAGCAGGGTGCGCCAGGAGTCTTCGACGTCCCCGTGCGGAAGGTGCGGGAAGAGGCGGTCCAGGACCAGGGCGGGCAGCTCGGGGCCGGGCCGCCAGTCGTGCACGCCGAGGCCGCCGAGCACGTCGTGGGTGTGCAGCAGCGTCTCGATGACGCCCATCGCGGCGAAGCCGTCCGCGCCCGCCATCCCCGCCGGATGCCACGCGCGGACCTCCGGTCCGGCGAGGGGCACGACGGCGGACAGGAAGCGGCCGGAGGCGGTGATCATGTCGAGCAGCCCGGCCGGGGTGGTGCCCTCGTCCGCCCGGACCTCCAGGGGAACCCACGTGTCGGTGGCGCGCACCGCGAGCTGCGCGGCGTAGGAGACCAGGTCCTCGGCCACGTGCACGGCGGTGTCGTAGCAGCTCCAGTCCAGCCCGGCGGCCGGGGTGCTCCAGTCGCGGTGTGCCACCGCACGCAGTGCCTCGGTGGCGAGCGATACCGCCAGTTCGATGTCGGTGGCGGTCGCGGGGGAACCCTTGTACGTCATCCGGCGAACCCTAGGCTCCGTTCCCGCGAGCCGCCAAGGGGATATCCGTGCTCCGGTGGCGCGCCTGCGCGCCTGCGCCCCGGCCGGGGCGCTACTGCTTGTGCGTGGAAGGCGCGCTGACCGCGCCCCGGTGAAGGGCGGAGCAAAACGGTGGAGATTTCGACGAGGGACGTCTTCGGGGCGCCCTGCTGGGTGAGCCTGATGGCCCGGGACCTCGGCGCGGCACAGCGGTTCTACGGGGAGGTCGCGGGCTGGCGGTTCCGGACCGCGCGGCTCGGCGAGGGCTTCACCGTCGCCGAGCTGGACGGGATGCCGGTGGCCGGGATCGGGGCGCTGGCCGGGGATCTCGCGGTGGCCGTGGCCTGGACCCCGTACTTCGCGGTCGACGACGCCGACGTGGCGGCGGACCGGATCCGCGAACGCAGCGGCACGATCGCGGTCGGCCCGGTGTCCTTCGAGACCGGGGGCCGCGGGGCGCTCGCGGCGGACCGCGACGGGGCGGTGTTCGGGATCTGGGAGGGCCAGGTCTCCTCGGGCTGGCGGGTCGGTTCGGGACAGGCGCCGGCCTGGCTGGAGCTGCGCACCCGGGACGCCTTCGAGTCGGCGATCTTCTACGGGGAGGTGCTGGAGTGGGCCACCGGCCGCGCCGGGTGCTGCGAGGTCGCGTACGAGGAGGACCGGGTCGTGCTGCGCCAGGACGGGGAGCCGGTGGCACGCCTCGACAGCGGTCCCGTGGAGCCGGGTTCGTACAGTCCGTACACCCGGCCGCGCTGGCACGTGCACTTCCGGGTGCCCGTGCTGGAGGCGGCGGTGGAGGCGGCCGTCGCGCTGGGCGGCCGTACGGTGTCCGAACCCGGGTCGAGCGCGACCGAGCGATGGGTGTCCCTGCGCGATCCGGACGGGGCGCTCTTCACGCTCACCGCGTCGAGGACGGACGGCGGGGCCGACGGGTAGGCGGAGGCTGCGGGCCCTACCGGTCTGCCGGAGGTGCCGGGGCTGTCCGGGCTACGGCAGTTGGCGGGTGCGGGCCCAGGCGAGCAGTTCGGGGGCGGCCCAGGTGTTGACGACCCGGTCGGCCGTCACCCCGCATTCCAGGGCGCGTTCGCAGCCGAGGGTCTGCCAGTCGAGCTGTCCGGGGGCGTGCGCGTCGGTGTCGATCGCGAAGAGGGTGCCCGCGGCGACCGCGAGCCGCAGCAGCCGGCGCGGCGGGTCCAGCCGCTCCGGCCGGCTGTTGATCTCCACGGCGGCTCCCGACTCGGCGCAGGCCGCGAAGACGGCCTCGGCGTCGAACTCCGACTCCGGCCGGGTCCTGCCCGTCACCAGTCGCCCGGTGCAGTGGCCGAGGACGTCGAGGTGGGGGTTGCGTACGGCGGCGACCATCCGCCGGGTCATCGCGGCGGCGTCCATCCGGAGCTTGGAGTGGACGGAGCCGACGACGAGGTCCACCTCGGCCAGGAGTTCCGGCTCCTGGTCCAGCGAGCCGTCGTCGAGGATGTCGCACTCGATGCCGGTGAGCAGCCGGAACGGGGCCCAGGTCGCGTTGAGTTCGGCGACCGTGCGCAGTTGTTCCCGAAGCCGTTCCGGGGAGAGGCCCCGGGCGACGGTCAGGCGCGGCGAGTGGTCGGTGAGCACCGCCCAGTCGTGGCCGAGGGCGGCCGCGGCCCGGGCCATCGCCTCGATGGGGCTGCCGCCGTCCGACCAGTCGGAGTGCAGGTGGCAGTCGCCGCGCAGGGCGGCGCGCAGGGCGAGGGCCTCGGGGCCGGGCGGTGGGCCCGCGGGGTGGGCGGCGGCCTTCTCCTCCAGCCCCCGCAAGTAGGCGGGGATGGTTCCGCCGAGGGCCTCGCGGACGACCTGGGCGGTTTTCGGGCCGATGCCCTTGACCGCTTCGAGGGTGCCCGCGCGGACGCGTTCGGCCAGTTCGTCCTCGCCCATCCGGCCGACGGCGGCGGCCGCCGTGCGGAAGGCCTGGACCCGGTAGGTCGGCTCCTGGGCGCGTTCCAGCAGGAACGCGATCCGGTCCAGCGCGGCCACCGGGTCCATCGCGTGTCTCCCTCCACGAAGCGGCACACGGCGGGTGGCCGTCAGCCCCTGGGGTGAAGCGGCGGAGAGGGGCCCGGGCCCGGGACCCGGGCCCCCTCCCCGCCCGGGTCAGGCTCCGTCGGCCGGGTCGGCCGCCGGACGGAACTGCAGGGCCAGTCCGGCGAGTACGGCGCCGGCCGCCGCGCTCAGCACGGCCGTGGTGCCGGCCCAAGCCAGGGAGCCGCCGACCGCGCCGCCGAGCGGGTCGAACCCGGCGACGCCGCCGACCACGTGGAGCCCGGCCACGCCGAGCGCCACCACCGCACAGGCCCGCCAGGCACCGGCCGTGTCCCGTACCGCCAGCAGGGCGCCGGCCGTCAGGCAGAGCAGGGTCACGGCCAGGGCGAGCAGCCCGCCGGGGTCGCCGGAGGTCAGGCCCGCCAGATCGCCGGGCGCGTGGAGCGCGCCGCAGAGGAGCAGGGCGAGCGCCACCGGCCAGCGCAGTATGTGGCGCAGCGCGCCGCTTCCCCGGCCTGCCGGACCCCGGGCCGGGGACGGCGAGCGGACCTGCGCCCGGGCCTGCGGTGCGGGCTGGTGCTCGGGGGTCCGTACGCGGTCCGCCCGCTCCGGGCCCGGGCGGCGCTGCGGGGGCTGTTCGCCCGTGCCGAGGATGCTGACGAGCAGGGCCACGTCCTCGATGGGCCGGCCGAGGGCGGCGGCCCGCAGCGTGATGTCGGTCTCGACCAGCTCGTGCGGGTGCTCGCCCAGCAGGGTCACCATCTCGCGGACCTCGTGGACGGGGCGGCCCACGGCTGCCGCGCGCAGCGCCGCGTGTCCGGGGTTGGGGACCTGTCCGGACTCCTTGAGGAGGTTCACCAGATCGGTTACCTCCCGGACGGGACGGCCCGTGGCGGCGGTCTCCAGGAGCGTGTGCGCGGGCTCTGTCGCGGGCCGGGGTACGGGGTCCCGGCCGGGTGCGGCCCCCGTGCCGGGACCGGCCTGCGGATCGGCCTGCGGATCGGCTTGCGGACCCGCCTCCGGGCCGGCCTTGGCCTCGGGAGCGGTCCCGTACCCGGTCCCGTACCCGGGGCCGGCCTGCGGCTCGGTCCCGCACGCGGGGCCGAAGTCGAGGTCGTCCGTGTCGGGGGCCGGAGGCAGGACGTCCGTGGTGTCGGGGAGCCGGCGCGGTTCTTCGTACTCCGTCGCGGCGAGCGTGATCGGGTCATTCATGGAAAGCTCCGTTCGCCGACGCGCGGGTCTACACATCGCACGCCGGTCATCGTGCGTCATGGGAAGCGCACGCTTTGTTACATTCAGCGGCACCCGGCCCCGCTGCGCCATTCGGGGCGGGCAAACGGGGGTCCCCCGCGGTGCCGC
Encoded proteins:
- a CDS encoding HAD domain-containing protein: MTNTPAPPIPLVARPVLFLDVDGPLIPFGSPQGHPVHESPDAPAGADGHPLLSRLDPALGPRLAALPCELVWATTWMEDANACVAPRLGLPDLPVADWPEPTAEDLRSGAHWKTAGLVAWAAGRAFAWVDDEIGDADRRWVTAHHPGPALLHRVDPRIGLTDADFPVLEAWLRAHGA
- a CDS encoding HNH endonuclease family protein codes for the protein MGRQIRVPGAVLAAVVLLALAGCSEVGSGAGAGPGDDPKPGGAAPASSSAPSDGKPPTGDVLPGMVTASVARTQLAALKVAAPGTMSGYSRDKFTHWAEQGDKCDTREVILQRDGAKVTRDSQCKAVSGTWKSLYDEVVVTEASKIDIDHMVPLAEGWRSGAAGWDAAKRKAFANDLTHPQLLAVTASSNRSKGDQSPDLWQPPSKKAWCQYGRAWTTVKSTYGLTVTEPEKKMLSTMLDTCAG
- a CDS encoding GNAT family N-acetyltransferase, whose protein sequence is MTEIRTPRLLLRRWSEDDLVPLSEILADPEVMRWIGDGETLDLEGTAETIERWEDEWDEEGFGIFAVELLASGELIGAVGLSMPWWLPEVLPAAEITWRLGRSYWGQGYGSEAAHATLEFALQDRGLDRVVAVNRAGNDESENVIRKLGMTAEKDINHPETHALLNLHGIDLTEYEG
- a CDS encoding isopenicillin N synthase family dioxygenase; the encoded protein is MVSSQVPSIDLGPWRSGGPEVRRQVASRVDEALQAAGFLLVTGHGVDPGLPARIREAARTFFRLPAAAKAPYAVSVGGRGWLGPGAEANSYAEGEASPPDLKESWSWAAEDPTGIPTVDAEWFRPNAWPAEVPALRPLVTEYLTAMRALSDELLELLAGALGLGTDHFTRHTGHPTWGFNVNWYPGTETVGPPLPGQFRIGAHTDFGTVTVLDREQGAGGLQIHTDAEGWQDAPYDPAALTVNIGDLMARWTGDRWRAGRHRVLPPPSDAPAEELISLVYFYECDPHTRVESLPAPLGRIMHEPVDSHVHLRAQLDAITVPVGGPAAGQAVPEA
- a CDS encoding GNAT family N-acetyltransferase; the encoded protein is MTYKGSPATATDIELAVSLATEALRAVAHRDWSTPAAGLDWSCYDTAVHVAEDLVSYAAQLAVRATDTWVPLEVRADEGTTPAGLLDMITASGRFLSAVVPLAGPEVRAWHPAGMAGADGFAAMGVIETLLHTHDVLGGLGVHDWRPGPELPALVLDRLFPHLPHGDVEDSWRTLLWATGRGDLPGRSRQPIWRWYFHPVRAERVLLCEITPNVAADLHAGGTGGFVWAEDGPGEGTRYAAGMTVKAREEGTYRPGWGPYAIIRASDRRAIGGMGFHSAPDADGRAELGYDLVPSARGNGYATEAAKALSGWAFDQPGCTLLAAEADHDNAPSRAVLRRAGFTEAGSGEGTVRYTLSPKETA
- a CDS encoding VOC family protein, translated to MARDLGAAQRFYGEVAGWRFRTARLGEGFTVAELDGMPVAGIGALAGDLAVAVAWTPYFAVDDADVAADRIRERSGTIAVGPVSFETGGRGALAADRDGAVFGIWEGQVSSGWRVGSGQAPAWLELRTRDAFESAIFYGEVLEWATGRAGCCEVAYEEDRVVLRQDGEPVARLDSGPVEPGSYSPYTRPRWHVHFRVPVLEAAVEAAVALGGRTVSEPGSSATERWVSLRDPDGALFTLTASRTDGGADG
- a CDS encoding PHP domain-containing protein, which gives rise to MDPVAALDRIAFLLERAQEPTYRVQAFRTAAAAVGRMGEDELAERVRAGTLEAVKGIGPKTAQVVREALGGTIPAYLRGLEEKAAAHPAGPPPGPEALALRAALRGDCHLHSDWSDGGSPIEAMARAAAALGHDWAVLTDHSPRLTVARGLSPERLREQLRTVAELNATWAPFRLLTGIECDILDDGSLDQEPELLAEVDLVVGSVHSKLRMDAAAMTRRMVAAVRNPHLDVLGHCTGRLVTGRTRPESEFDAEAVFAACAESGAAVEINSRPERLDPPRRLLRLAVAAGTLFAIDTDAHAPGQLDWQTLGCERALECGVTADRVVNTWAAPELLAWARTRQLP